From a single Candidatus Brevundimonas phytovorans genomic region:
- a CDS encoding HK97 gp10 family phage protein, which produces MAGSKHFRVEGLRAVNDALGQLPKATGRNVLRRVAVARLEPVAEAMRQNAPVHAADLRDSITVTTKRPRRHRKVSEVEAYAGPGQQPQAHLQEFGAPQHGPQPFARPAWDAEKENLLPGVGEDLWAEIAKAAARLARKTARLAAKGS; this is translated from the coding sequence ATGGCCGGGTCTAAGCACTTCCGCGTCGAGGGCCTGCGGGCGGTCAATGATGCCCTGGGCCAGTTGCCCAAGGCCACGGGCCGCAATGTCCTTCGACGCGTCGCGGTGGCGCGGCTGGAGCCAGTGGCTGAGGCCATGCGCCAGAACGCGCCCGTTCATGCCGCTGATCTTCGCGACAGCATCACAGTCACCACGAAGCGCCCGCGCCGTCACCGCAAGGTGTCGGAGGTCGAAGCCTATGCAGGTCCAGGCCAGCAGCCGCAGGCGCACCTTCAAGAGTTCGGCGCGCCGCAACATGGGCCTCAACCTTTCGCCCGCCCCGCATGGGACGCCGAGAAAGAGAACCTGCTTCCCGGTGTTGGAGAAGACCTCTGGGCCGAGATCGCCAAGGCCGCCGCGCGGCTGGCGCGAAAGACCGCCCGTCTCGCAGCGAAAGGCAGCTGA
- a CDS encoding head-tail connector protein, translated as MLDVVVLTTGPLMSLAEAKQHLRIDGSDDDTLVEAYADAAVLSCLDYCDRSLVPQGAEAAFKAAALLTLGGIYANRESVITGTIVALNPTVENLLRPYRTIRI; from the coding sequence ATGCTGGACGTCGTCGTCCTCACGACCGGACCGCTGATGTCGCTCGCCGAAGCCAAGCAGCACCTGCGCATCGACGGAAGCGATGATGACACCCTAGTCGAAGCCTATGCCGACGCCGCGGTCCTGTCGTGCCTCGACTACTGCGATCGCAGTTTGGTTCCTCAGGGTGCCGAGGCGGCGTTCAAAGCCGCTGCGCTTCTGACCCTCGGGGGCATCTACGCCAACAGGGAGTCGGTCATCACCGGCACTATCGTGGCCCTCAATCCCACGGTCGAGAACCTCCTGCGGCCGTATCGCACCATCCGCATCTAG
- a CDS encoding DUF3168 domain-containing protein — protein sequence MEAALINRLLVSAGVTALVAQRITPGRRDQGGALPAIVLHRIDGQRDYHLTGASGLVASRMQVDCWAATYGDAKRAARAVDAVMSGVRWTVGDVRIDAVLIADERDDTFDEDGNALYRTSLDLMVHHAIA from the coding sequence ATGGAAGCCGCTCTGATCAACCGCCTGCTGGTGTCAGCGGGTGTGACAGCGCTTGTCGCCCAACGGATCACGCCGGGCCGCCGCGACCAGGGCGGCGCCCTACCCGCCATCGTTCTTCATCGCATCGACGGGCAGCGCGACTATCACCTGACGGGCGCCTCCGGCCTGGTCGCTAGCCGTATGCAGGTCGATTGTTGGGCCGCGACCTACGGCGACGCCAAGCGCGCCGCGCGCGCCGTGGACGCCGTCATGTCCGGCGTCCGCTGGACGGTCGGCGACGTCCGTATCGACGCCGTCCTGATCGCAGACGAGCGCGACGACACATTCGATGAGGACGGCAACGCCCTCTACCGAACCTCCCTGGACCTGATGGTCCATCACGCCATCGCATAG
- a CDS encoding phage head closure protein, translated as MQAGKLDRRITIQRVTTTRDEFNAPVEAWADLVTVWASYEPVKDGERYRAGERAAEISARFQIRYSSTVADVTPTDRLIFDRRTYAITHVKEIGRREGLELSAVGRGDGRV; from the coding sequence ATGCAGGCCGGAAAGCTGGATCGGCGCATCACCATCCAGCGTGTCACCACCACGCGGGACGAGTTCAACGCTCCGGTTGAAGCCTGGGCCGATCTGGTCACAGTCTGGGCCAGCTACGAGCCTGTGAAAGACGGGGAGCGATACCGCGCCGGAGAGCGCGCCGCCGAGATCAGCGCTCGTTTCCAGATCCGATATTCCTCTACCGTCGCCGATGTCACGCCGACTGATCGGCTGATCTTCGACCGACGCACCTACGCGATCACCCACGTAAAGGAGATCGGGCGACGCGAGGGCCTGGAGCTGTCGGCAGTCGGACGCGGCGATGGCCGGGTCTAA
- a CDS encoding phage tail tube protein, which translates to MAASEATIGLGTKFSYQTDDGPPAVYTEIGEAVSIQPPQPVRETVDVTHLASPNGTREFRGTLRDPGEAEVTFNFTDAAYAIASTLFMADGVTIFRVEYPDGGTEDFEGIVTGKPSEAIEVDSVRRFSLPIKVTGLPTYTPGPN; encoded by the coding sequence ATGGCCGCTTCTGAAGCCACCATCGGTCTGGGCACCAAGTTCAGCTATCAGACCGACGACGGGCCGCCCGCCGTTTACACCGAGATCGGCGAAGCTGTTTCCATCCAGCCACCTCAGCCGGTACGCGAGACGGTCGATGTGACCCACCTCGCCAGCCCCAACGGAACGCGCGAGTTCCGCGGCACGCTGCGCGACCCCGGCGAGGCCGAGGTCACTTTCAACTTCACCGATGCGGCCTACGCCATAGCCTCGACGCTGTTCATGGCGGACGGCGTGACCATCTTCCGCGTCGAGTATCCTGACGGCGGCACCGAGGACTTTGAAGGCATCGTGACCGGCAAGCCGTCCGAAGCCATCGAAGTCGATAGCGTTCGTCGCTTCAGCCTGCCCATCAAGGTCACCGGCCTGCCCACTTACACCCCGGGGCCTAACTGA